A stretch of the Sphingobacterium thalpophilum genome encodes the following:
- a CDS encoding DUF983 domain-containing protein, with translation MKEAKQELSEFKAAWQAKCPRCRIGHVYKGPAYGLKVQKMNKHCEYCGLRYEREPGYFYGAMYVTYAFAIAEMVAACMATYIITANDSSFVLYATVAILSVVLMSPFNYRYSRIILMYWLTPGLRYDPNVKKKEVDVRASA, from the coding sequence ATGAAAGAAGCAAAACAGGAATTATCCGAATTCAAAGCTGCATGGCAGGCAAAATGCCCAAGATGCCGTATCGGTCATGTTTACAAAGGTCCGGCCTATGGTTTGAAAGTACAGAAAATGAACAAACACTGCGAATACTGCGGTCTACGATACGAACGTGAACCCGGCTATTTTTACGGTGCTATGTACGTTACCTATGCTTTCGCCATCGCAGAGATGGTAGCAGCTTGTATGGCAACCTATATCATAACTGCTAATGACTCATCTTTTGTACTATACGCGACGGTGGCCATATTAAGTGTAGTGCTGATGTCTCCTTTCAACTATCGGTATTCACGGATCATATTGATGTATTGGCTTACCCCCGGGCTACGCTACGATCCCAATGTTAAAAAGAAAGAAGTTGATGTCAGGGCTTCTGCATAA
- the asnA gene encoding aspartate--ammonia ligase, translated as MEGRKLLNTEVAISFVKDTFVQELKKRLNLIPISSPLVVLDGTGLNDDLNGIERPVSFPIKSLNEKKAVVVHSLAKWKRVRLKELEMLPGEGIITDMKALRPDEDYTPIHSIYVDQWDWEKVIAKEQRNLSFLRETVLEIYQSLRFAETEVEKRYPHLQAILPENITFISSEELLQKYPELSAKERENAITKAYGAVFLYGIGGALSNGVAHDGRAADYDDWSTVNEAGYHGLNGDILVWNPVLNAAFELSSMGIRVDKKALSHQMEIRNCTEKSKLTFHTMLLNDELPQSIGGGIGQSRVCMFMLKKKHIGEVQVSIWEEDKKQSLRQEGIDIL; from the coding sequence ATGGAGGGAAGAAAACTTTTGAATACCGAGGTTGCTATCAGCTTCGTTAAAGATACATTTGTCCAAGAATTAAAAAAACGACTAAATCTTATTCCCATTTCGTCACCACTGGTTGTATTAGATGGCACAGGACTGAACGATGACTTAAACGGCATTGAGCGGCCCGTTTCCTTTCCGATCAAATCACTAAATGAGAAAAAAGCGGTAGTGGTCCACTCCTTGGCAAAATGGAAACGTGTACGTTTGAAAGAACTTGAAATGCTACCGGGAGAAGGTATAATAACTGACATGAAAGCCCTTCGTCCTGACGAGGATTACACACCGATACACTCCATCTATGTAGATCAGTGGGACTGGGAAAAAGTCATCGCAAAAGAACAACGCAACCTCTCCTTTCTCAGAGAGACGGTACTTGAAATATATCAATCGCTTCGATTTGCAGAAACCGAAGTGGAAAAGAGATACCCACATTTACAAGCGATCCTACCGGAGAATATTACCTTTATTTCGTCCGAAGAATTACTGCAGAAATATCCGGAACTGAGCGCCAAAGAACGTGAGAACGCCATCACCAAAGCGTATGGGGCAGTCTTCCTGTATGGTATCGGCGGTGCACTCAGCAATGGTGTGGCACACGATGGACGCGCGGCTGATTACGATGATTGGAGCACGGTAAACGAGGCTGGTTACCATGGACTAAATGGCGACATTCTTGTCTGGAATCCTGTTTTAAATGCTGCCTTCGAACTGTCTTCGATGGGAATCCGGGTTGATAAAAAGGCATTGTCGCATCAGATGGAAATCAGAAACTGTACTGAAAAATCAAAATTAACGTTCCATACCATGCTGCTCAACGACGAGCTACCCCAATCCATCGGCGGTGGAATCGGACAATCCAGGGTCTGTATGTTTATGCTCAAAAAGAAACATATCGGAGAGGTACAGGTCAGTATATGGGAGGAGGACAAAAAGCAGTCCCTTAGACAGGAAGGTATAGATATCCTCTAG
- a CDS encoding AraC family transcriptional regulator — MNKKSTIPIIDSCSLDLNNKTTIHIDDLGEYVIKHDNMVFPHKHNFYHFVLFTAGSGQHIIDFNQYTIRPYQLYFMAPGQVHTWNFQGDEEGFVVNFASDYFQSFLLRTDYLERFSFLQGKMEHLIFELEESFREQAIHILKQILTAKSNHLNEDYIRTLLLQFLLYIAMRSEKEEKEGSNPYNHKIFNSFQQLVEQQFKSTKLPSVYADQLFITPNHLNAICKSYIGQSAGEIIRSRIILEAKRLLINKNLNITEIADELQFKDNSYFTKFFKKSTGLTPEEFRKRL, encoded by the coding sequence ATGAATAAAAAAAGCACCATTCCAATCATTGATAGCTGTAGTCTTGACTTGAATAATAAGACGACTATACATATTGATGATTTAGGAGAATATGTCATCAAGCATGACAATATGGTGTTTCCACATAAACACAATTTCTACCACTTTGTATTATTTACGGCCGGCTCGGGACAACACATCATTGATTTCAACCAGTATACCATCCGGCCTTATCAGCTTTATTTTATGGCTCCGGGCCAAGTTCATACCTGGAACTTCCAAGGCGATGAAGAAGGTTTTGTTGTCAATTTTGCTTCAGATTATTTTCAGTCTTTTCTTCTAAGGACAGATTACCTGGAGCGCTTCAGCTTCTTACAGGGCAAAATGGAGCACCTGATTTTCGAGTTGGAGGAGTCATTCCGGGAGCAGGCAATACACATTCTTAAGCAAATTTTAACTGCCAAATCAAATCATCTCAACGAAGACTACATCCGGACTTTGTTATTACAATTCTTGCTATACATTGCCATGCGTTCGGAAAAAGAAGAGAAAGAGGGCAGTAATCCGTACAACCATAAAATTTTCAATAGTTTCCAGCAGCTGGTCGAACAGCAGTTTAAGTCCACGAAGTTACCTAGTGTATATGCGGATCAGTTGTTTATCACGCCCAATCATCTCAACGCCATCTGTAAGTCTTATATAGGACAGTCCGCGGGCGAGATCATCCGAAGCCGTATCATCCTTGAAGCCAAGCGGCTACTGATCAATAAGAATTTAAATATTACTGAGATTGCCGATGAACTACAGTTTAAAGACAACTCCTATTTCACAAAATTTTTTAAAAAATCCACTGGACTCACACCGGAAGAGTTCAGAAAACGACTATAA
- a CDS encoding menaquinone biosynthetic enzyme MqnA/MqnD family protein — protein MNKIRVSAVSYTNTYPFLNGIRKSEVMDQIDLSVDYPSVCAQKVIDDEADIGIIPTAALLSLPEYYINTDFCIGTEGAVDSVFIFSTKPIEEVNTLKLDKQSRTSNGLARVLLKNYWKKDVRLITDDAETADAYVLIGDRTFGKKNSVPFVYDLGQEWFNFTGLPFAFALWVSNKRLPDRFVRDFNAALAYGVAHAADVIVGLPKFEGFDYKKYLTQHLDFHLTDRKREAVRRYLDYLKDLQQ, from the coding sequence ATGAATAAAATTAGAGTTTCAGCCGTATCTTACACAAATACTTATCCATTTTTAAATGGAATACGTAAATCAGAGGTCATGGATCAGATTGATCTGAGCGTTGATTATCCAAGTGTATGTGCACAAAAAGTCATAGACGATGAAGCGGATATCGGTATTATTCCTACCGCTGCATTGTTGAGTCTACCAGAATATTATATCAATACGGATTTTTGTATAGGTACCGAAGGAGCGGTGGATTCCGTATTTATCTTTTCTACCAAACCGATTGAGGAGGTGAATACCTTGAAGCTTGATAAGCAGTCCCGTACGTCAAATGGTTTGGCGCGTGTATTACTCAAAAATTATTGGAAAAAGGATGTTAGGTTGATTACGGATGATGCCGAAACAGCAGACGCCTATGTGCTGATAGGTGACCGTACCTTTGGAAAGAAAAATTCTGTTCCTTTTGTTTATGATTTAGGTCAGGAATGGTTCAATTTTACAGGCTTGCCGTTTGCTTTCGCGCTTTGGGTGAGCAATAAGAGGTTACCGGATCGCTTCGTGCGGGATTTTAACGCCGCTCTGGCTTATGGTGTGGCACACGCGGCCGATGTAATTGTTGGGCTGCCCAAATTTGAAGGTTTTGATTATAAGAAGTATCTTACTCAGCATCTCGACTTCCATTTGACAGATCGAAAGCGGGAAGCTGTGAGACGGTATCTGGATTACTTAAAAGATCTACAACAGTAA
- a CDS encoding cysteine desulfurase family protein produces MKDIIYLDNNATTRILDQVWNEMYPYFIQNYANASSIYHPMGREANAAVEVARTQVATALHCSTKEVFFNSGSTESINTVLRGVFEKYRSKGKHIITAVTEHKAVLSCCDQLSQQGALITYLPVDAQGQISTADLQAAITPETILVCLMAANNETGVLSPIDEIATICKREDILFFCDATQAVGKVILDLQSTPIDMLCLSAHKIHGPKGIGALFIRRKSKPIQLSPLIVGGGQEQSFRGGTYNVPAIVGLGKAMASVTPNIYSGVRDLRDLLETSLGEIPEIIIHGSCAARLPTTSYISFRHILASEIMTACPDLALSSGAACVTGSREPSHVLTAMGLSKEDALSAIRFSLSILTTREEIIQCTELIKAAVKKIRAQSPIWQLHQAGLLS; encoded by the coding sequence ATGAAGGATATCATCTATTTGGATAACAACGCCACTACCCGGATTCTGGATCAAGTATGGAACGAGATGTATCCCTATTTCATCCAGAATTATGCAAATGCCTCCAGCATCTATCATCCGATGGGCAGGGAAGCTAACGCTGCCGTAGAAGTAGCCCGTACTCAGGTTGCCACAGCGCTACACTGTTCGACAAAAGAGGTCTTTTTCAATTCCGGCTCCACGGAAAGTATCAATACGGTACTACGGGGTGTTTTTGAAAAATATCGATCTAAGGGAAAACATATTATTACCGCAGTTACCGAGCACAAAGCTGTGTTGAGCTGCTGTGATCAGCTCTCCCAGCAGGGAGCGCTGATTACTTATCTTCCGGTGGATGCACAAGGACAGATCTCAACAGCTGACTTACAAGCCGCCATTACCCCAGAAACCATATTGGTCTGTTTAATGGCTGCCAACAACGAAACAGGCGTCCTATCTCCTATCGATGAAATCGCTACCATTTGCAAGCGAGAAGATATTCTATTTTTTTGTGACGCTACTCAGGCCGTCGGCAAGGTCATTCTGGACCTGCAGTCGACTCCCATTGATATGTTGTGCCTAAGCGCACATAAAATTCATGGCCCGAAAGGAATCGGCGCGCTTTTTATCCGCAGGAAATCCAAACCCATACAGCTCTCCCCATTGATCGTGGGCGGCGGTCAAGAGCAGAGTTTCCGCGGGGGAACCTACAATGTACCCGCTATCGTCGGACTAGGCAAGGCGATGGCAAGCGTTACACCCAACATCTATAGCGGTGTCCGTGATCTTCGGGATCTGTTGGAAACATCGTTGGGCGAAATACCGGAAATAATTATCCATGGCAGCTGTGCAGCACGCCTGCCCACCACTAGTTATATCAGTTTCAGGCACATCCTCGCCAGCGAGATTATGACCGCTTGTCCAGATTTAGCTTTATCGTCAGGTGCAGCCTGCGTAACGGGCTCCAGGGAGCCGTCACATGTACTGACGGCAATGGGTCTGTCCAAAGAGGATGCGCTTTCGGCTATCCGGTTTAGTCTCAGTATACTGACAACACGGGAAGAAATTATCCAATGTACCGAGCTGATCAAAGCCGCTGTAAAAAAGATAAGAGCACAATCCCCTATCTGGCAGCTTCATCAGGCGGGACTCCTAAGCTGA
- a CDS encoding 2-hydroxyacid dehydrogenase, with protein MKIFITKRIPQKGIDLLTAAGHEVEVHSSPEPLSETALIQACQRADFVLNGGMQKFDSHFFASCPNLRALSLMSVGYDNVDLSAATQYKVPVSNTPGVLSGATADLAFLLILAVSRKAFFHHKRILQGDWKGFDPTAHLGVELNNKTLGIYGLGRIGLELARKARAAYNMEIIYHNRGRNHEAERVLGARYVNFDDLLTQSDVLSIHAALTAETANRFNQDAFRRMKNTAILINTARGGLVHEKDLADALYSGLLWGAGLDVTNPEPMKSDNPLLQLENVCILPHIGSATVETRDNMALMAASNLLAAIKGQQMPQIINPEVYI; from the coding sequence ATGAAAATATTTATAACAAAACGAATTCCCCAAAAAGGTATAGATTTATTAACCGCTGCCGGACATGAGGTCGAGGTACACAGTTCGCCCGAACCGCTATCGGAAACGGCACTGATACAGGCATGCCAGCGAGCGGACTTTGTGCTGAACGGAGGAATGCAAAAATTCGACAGCCATTTTTTCGCCAGCTGTCCCAATCTCAGAGCTCTTTCCCTCATGAGCGTAGGCTATGACAATGTTGATCTTTCTGCTGCCACACAGTATAAAGTTCCTGTCAGTAACACGCCGGGTGTATTATCGGGAGCTACTGCAGACCTTGCCTTTCTACTGATATTAGCCGTTTCCAGAAAAGCCTTTTTCCATCACAAGCGGATTCTTCAAGGCGACTGGAAAGGTTTCGACCCTACAGCACATCTTGGCGTCGAGCTCAATAACAAGACATTGGGCATATATGGTCTTGGCCGGATCGGCCTTGAATTGGCCCGAAAGGCAAGAGCGGCTTATAATATGGAGATAATTTATCATAATAGAGGACGGAACCATGAAGCGGAGCGGGTGCTTGGCGCCCGTTACGTTAACTTTGACGACCTTCTTACCCAGAGTGATGTACTGTCCATCCATGCGGCCCTCACCGCCGAAACGGCCAACAGATTTAATCAGGATGCCTTCCGGCGGATGAAAAACACTGCGATCCTGATCAATACGGCACGCGGGGGATTAGTTCATGAAAAGGATCTGGCGGATGCATTATATAGCGGACTATTGTGGGGCGCAGGGCTGGATGTGACTAACCCCGAACCTATGAAATCCGATAACCCGCTACTGCAGCTAGAAAATGTATGCATTTTACCTCATATCGGTTCAGCAACAGTGGAAACGAGAGATAACATGGCCCTCATGGCAGCAAGTAACTTGCTGGCAGCGATTAAAGGTCAACAAATGCCTCAGATCATCAATCCAGAAGTGTATATATGA
- a CDS encoding HesB/IscA family protein, whose translation MITVTDKAKDRIEEIMKNEQYDSSYFVRVAVESGGCSGLSYKLNFDNEEKKGDQFFEDKGVKICLDIKSFLYLAGTELDYSDGLTGKGFEFHNPNASRTCACGESFSV comes from the coding sequence ATGATTACAGTTACAGACAAAGCGAAAGACCGCATCGAGGAAATCATGAAAAATGAGCAATATGACAGCAGTTATTTTGTACGTGTTGCTGTGGAAAGTGGTGGTTGTTCAGGCTTGAGCTATAAGCTAAATTTCGACAACGAAGAAAAAAAAGGCGACCAGTTTTTCGAAGATAAAGGAGTCAAGATATGTTTGGATATCAAGTCCTTTCTCTATTTAGCGGGGACAGAACTTGATTATTCCGATGGATTGACCGGCAAAGGTTTTGAGTTCCACAACCCCAATGCCAGCCGTACCTGTGCCTGCGGGGAAAGCTTTTCTGTTTAA
- a CDS encoding mechanosensitive ion channel family protein codes for MESNLDNLETKVGRLTDVVIDAIPGIIGGIILLVIGKYVINLVNRLLHKRFEKRNVDPSIRAFISSIVKIVMWVMLLLTVASQIGIQTTSFIAALSAFGLAVGMALQGSLSNFAGGVLILMFRPFGVGDYISSANGTSGTVERIDILYSTLIGDDGVRIFSPNGPLANSVIKNYTKIVQRMFEYTVSISYDKNVKDAKDIILRVLRANENVLTSPEPTVFVKELGNSSIVLTVRAWTKREHYWPVRNSMQEKIMLELERNDISVAPNPTQISIVSNASDQGRPVKTDS; via the coding sequence ATGGAAAGTAATTTGGACAATCTGGAAACGAAAGTGGGCCGTCTAACGGATGTTGTGATCGATGCGATACCTGGTATCATCGGGGGTATTATACTTTTGGTTATTGGTAAATACGTGATTAATTTGGTCAACCGTCTGTTACATAAGCGTTTTGAAAAACGAAATGTTGATCCCTCAATCCGGGCCTTTATATCCAGTATTGTAAAAATCGTGATGTGGGTAATGCTTTTGCTGACTGTGGCGAGCCAGATCGGAATACAAACGACTTCTTTTATCGCGGCACTGTCTGCCTTTGGTCTGGCCGTGGGCATGGCACTTCAGGGAAGCCTTAGTAATTTTGCAGGCGGAGTCCTGATCCTGATGTTCAGACCATTTGGGGTGGGGGACTATATATCCAGTGCCAATGGTACTTCCGGAACTGTCGAACGGATTGATATTTTGTACTCGACTTTGATCGGTGATGATGGTGTGCGGATCTTTAGCCCCAACGGACCACTGGCTAATTCGGTGATTAAAAATTATACGAAGATAGTGCAGCGGATGTTTGAATATACAGTTAGCATTTCTTACGATAAGAATGTTAAAGACGCAAAAGACATTATACTTAGGGTACTCCGGGCCAATGAAAATGTGCTGACAAGTCCCGAGCCCACGGTATTTGTGAAAGAGTTGGGGAACAGCTCGATTGTGCTGACCGTACGTGCCTGGACAAAGCGGGAACACTATTGGCCTGTGCGTAACTCCATGCAGGAAAAAATCATGCTGGAATTGGAACGGAACGACATCAGTGTGGCGCCTAATCCGACGCAGATCAGTATCGTTTCGAACGCAAGCGATCAAGGTCGGCCTGTAAAAACAGATAGTTAG
- a CDS encoding DEAD/DEAH box helicase, with translation MQLQAILNRLDISSLNEMQTHVLGSYESDRDLILLSPTGSGKTLAFSLLLVGRLAGRAGKVEVLVMVPSRELAMQIEQVLKKIAIGHKVTCVYGGHSTSIEKNRLKDAPAIIIGTPGRIKQHLEERNFDAGHIHTLVLDEYDKSLELGFHQQMDFIIRQLPAVRSRIMTSATFMESIPAFTKIQSPVLVNFLGDRAKMPQITIKKVVAPVQKKLEALLKLICKTGNKKTIVFCNHREAVDHVSQLLSNRNIIHDSFHGGLEQQDRELALLKFRNHSNHLLITTDLAARGLDIPQVDVIIHYQLPLQEDAFIHRNGRTARMQAEGEVYVMLKPDEVYPFIPAETGKEEFPEYDDLPENSPFATLYISAGRKDKINKIDIVGFLLHLEGVEKEDIGIIEIKDKAAYVAVKRDLATTIIKIANGQKIKGRKVKIGRA, from the coding sequence ATGCAGCTACAAGCGATCTTAAACAGGTTAGACATTTCATCTTTGAATGAAATGCAAACGCACGTTCTGGGATCTTATGAAAGTGATAGGGATCTGATATTACTTTCACCTACGGGATCAGGAAAGACATTGGCCTTTTCATTGTTGCTGGTTGGACGGCTCGCTGGACGTGCGGGTAAGGTGGAAGTGCTCGTCATGGTCCCCAGCCGTGAGCTGGCCATGCAGATTGAACAAGTATTAAAAAAAATTGCGATCGGTCATAAGGTGACCTGTGTATATGGAGGACATAGTACCAGTATTGAGAAAAACAGACTGAAGGACGCTCCGGCAATAATTATCGGAACACCCGGCCGAATAAAACAGCATCTCGAAGAAAGAAATTTTGATGCCGGGCATATTCACACCTTGGTTTTGGACGAGTACGATAAATCACTGGAATTGGGCTTCCATCAGCAGATGGATTTTATTATTCGACAGCTCCCAGCGGTCCGATCGCGCATAATGACCTCTGCAACTTTCATGGAGAGCATTCCTGCCTTCACAAAAATTCAGTCTCCGGTGCTTGTGAATTTTCTAGGTGATCGAGCAAAGATGCCCCAGATAACGATAAAAAAGGTTGTGGCCCCCGTACAAAAGAAGCTCGAAGCACTGCTCAAACTTATCTGCAAAACCGGGAATAAAAAAACGATCGTTTTTTGCAATCATCGTGAGGCGGTAGACCACGTCAGCCAACTGCTTTCGAATAGAAATATTATCCATGACAGTTTCCATGGCGGGCTTGAACAGCAGGACCGTGAGTTAGCACTTTTAAAATTCAGAAATCATTCCAATCACTTACTGATTACGACTGATCTCGCTGCTAGAGGACTGGACATTCCACAAGTTGACGTCATCATCCATTACCAGCTGCCCTTGCAGGAAGATGCATTTATACACCGTAACGGTCGTACGGCACGCATGCAGGCAGAGGGTGAAGTGTATGTGATGCTCAAACCGGACGAAGTATATCCCTTTATTCCGGCGGAAACAGGCAAAGAAGAATTTCCCGAATATGACGATCTTCCGGAAAATTCACCTTTCGCCACCCTTTACATCAGTGCAGGCCGAAAAGATAAGATCAATAAGATCGACATCGTCGGCTTTTTGCTCCATTTAGAAGGCGTAGAAAAAGAGGACATCGGCATTATCGAGATCAAAGACAAGGCAGCCTATGTGGCTGTAAAACGAGATCTGGCAACAACAATCATTAAAATAGCAAATGGCCAAAAAATCAAAGGCCGAAAAGTAAAAATTGGTCGCGCCTAG
- a CDS encoding serine hydrolase domain-containing protein encodes MKHFFTTILLGITSCSFAQTDPAEQINKGIYNRLEFFINSQLTDSAYHLASDSFRKQYSQSRFSQMLQELYPLGRIQNSVITDFKNDTATYRVDFDDRSFDLKLATDSTLQFNWLTWSPVEVDQEEIAVEKPKEPVVTPKVGQMENFFVDSVAHAYLQQQNTQSLAVGVVTGGQLKTYFYGETIKGSSSLPTANTVYEIGSLSKVFTAILLSNLVEEGIVTLDQPISLFLPDSLKKNEDLAKITFKMLANHTSGLPRLPENLEKVKNFNASDPYKSYDRKALYTYLSSFKNTKVAGEEYEYSNLGYAVLGDIVSTIYKKSYEQLVKDLICTPLGMNNTFQVINAANKDTFKVYNKDGQEVPIWSFDAFAPAGGLKSTVEDLLKFVQAQFKMPQTTLENAMANTRLFTFFLPPDTDLGLAWHMNLLDDLTFYWHNGGTAGSSSYLALSPDKKCGVVVLSNSAHAVDTTGKAILDYLLHHK; translated from the coding sequence ATGAAACATTTTTTTACAACGATATTGCTAGGCATTACATCTTGTTCATTCGCACAGACAGACCCTGCGGAACAGATCAACAAGGGTATTTATAACAGGTTAGAATTTTTCATTAATTCACAGCTAACAGATTCTGCCTACCATCTGGCCAGCGATTCTTTTAGAAAACAATACAGTCAGTCAAGATTTTCGCAGATGCTGCAGGAGCTCTATCCTTTGGGGCGGATACAAAATTCGGTTATTACCGATTTTAAAAATGATACCGCAACTTACCGTGTAGATTTTGACGACAGATCGTTTGACCTGAAGCTCGCTACAGATTCAACACTTCAGTTTAACTGGTTAACCTGGAGTCCGGTGGAAGTCGATCAAGAAGAGATTGCGGTCGAAAAACCAAAAGAACCAGTAGTGACTCCCAAAGTGGGCCAAATGGAGAATTTTTTCGTGGACTCGGTGGCACATGCTTATTTACAGCAACAAAACACACAGTCATTAGCCGTTGGTGTCGTGACAGGGGGACAATTGAAAACCTATTTTTATGGAGAAACCATCAAAGGCAGCTCCAGCTTGCCGACTGCCAATACCGTCTACGAAATCGGTTCGTTAAGCAAAGTGTTTACCGCGATCCTCCTCTCCAATTTGGTGGAAGAAGGTATCGTTACCTTGGATCAGCCTATCTCTCTATTTCTACCCGATTCGCTAAAGAAAAATGAGGACCTGGCGAAAATAACGTTTAAAATGCTCGCCAATCATACCTCCGGGTTGCCGCGACTTCCTGAAAACTTGGAAAAAGTAAAAAATTTCAATGCCAGCGACCCCTATAAAAGCTACGACCGAAAGGCGCTTTATACCTACTTATCTAGCTTCAAAAACACGAAAGTCGCAGGTGAGGAATATGAATACAGCAACTTGGGATATGCCGTTCTGGGAGACATCGTTAGTACAATCTATAAAAAATCTTATGAGCAGCTCGTAAAGGACCTAATATGCACGCCATTGGGCATGAATAATACCTTTCAAGTAATAAATGCAGCAAACAAAGATACCTTTAAAGTATACAACAAAGATGGTCAGGAAGTACCGATCTGGTCGTTTGACGCGTTCGCTCCGGCCGGTGGGCTAAAATCAACAGTTGAGGATCTGCTCAAATTTGTCCAGGCGCAGTTTAAGATGCCGCAAACCACATTGGAAAATGCCATGGCGAACACAAGACTATTTACATTTTTCCTTCCTCCGGACACGGACCTCGGACTGGCATGGCATATGAATTTATTGGACGATCTTACGTTTTACTGGCACAACGGCGGTACAGCGGGCAGCAGTTCCTACCTGGCATTATCGCCAGATAAAAAATGCGGTGTCGTTGTATTGTCCAACTCTGCACATGCAGTTGATACCACAGGAAAGGCCATACTTGACTACTTGCTTCATCACAAATAG
- a CDS encoding histidine phosphatase family protein translates to MKKTFYFIRHGQTDLNLRGIVQGRGVNSPLNETGLAQAQAFFERYRSVPFDKIYTSTLLRTHQTVQGFIDMNLPWEQLVGLDEISWGIYEGKEQTPELLAGFEQLVAAWRNGELDVSIENGESPNELMARQQIALDHMLARKDEKNILVCMHGRALRIMLCLMTGIDARYMDDFPHTNTALYKLLYENGRFEIIDHYNIAHLEALMNE, encoded by the coding sequence TTGAAAAAGACATTTTATTTTATACGGCACGGACAGACGGATTTAAATCTGAGAGGGATTGTACAGGGAAGAGGGGTTAACTCGCCATTAAATGAAACGGGTTTGGCTCAGGCGCAGGCATTCTTCGAACGTTATCGTTCGGTGCCTTTTGATAAAATATATACATCAACCTTATTGCGTACGCATCAGACGGTGCAAGGCTTTATTGATATGAATCTACCCTGGGAGCAATTGGTGGGCCTGGACGAAATCAGTTGGGGAATCTATGAAGGCAAAGAGCAGACTCCCGAACTATTGGCTGGTTTTGAGCAATTGGTTGCCGCATGGCGCAACGGAGAATTGGACGTCAGTATTGAAAATGGAGAGTCTCCGAACGAGTTGATGGCACGTCAGCAGATTGCATTGGACCATATGCTGGCTCGAAAAGATGAAAAAAATATCCTTGTCTGCATGCATGGACGCGCCTTGCGTATTATGCTCTGTCTGATGACCGGTATTGATGCCCGTTATATGGATGATTTTCCACATACCAATACTGCTTTGTATAAACTGCTGTATGAGAATGGCCGTTTTGAAATTATCGACCATTACAATATAGCGCACTTAGAAGCATTAATGAATGAATAA